GGAGGTCAGTTGCGGAGAGCATCATAAAGCTATAGCCAGTAAATCAAAAACGGTGCGAAGGGAGGCGTTAATACTGCCACCCCAAACGCCGGTAGATAAAGTGCAGCAGCCAGAGCGGGCCAATCAGTAGAAACTGCAGATCCTTCAGAAAGCTGGGCTTTTTGCCTTCTACTTTATGCCCCCAGAACTGCCCAATCCAGGCCAGCACGAAAATAATAAGGCACACCGCCCACAGCGGTAAGCCCGCCCCGGCATCAACCACCCGAATTCCCAGGGCCATGGCCGCGGTGATGAGCACCATGCCCAGCGCCAGCCGCACCGAGAGCCGGAAATAATACCCTACCGCCAGCACCATCACCAGCGTGGCCAGGTTGAGCCATGGGCTGGTAGCGCGTAAGCTATGCGGCATCGGCACCGACCACAACAAGCCCAGGAGGGAAAACATAATCAGCGGGACGCACACCCAGTGCACCAGCTTATTCGTGGGGTTTTGGTGGCTTTCACCGTATTCGGCGAGCAAGGCATTCAGGGCAGCAGACATGGCAGAGTAGGAGGTAATGAGTTGGATTAAAAATAGGGGTTTAGAATCTGCCATAAAAGCAACACGCCTTCCCGGATTCCGGGAAGGCGTGTTTACTGAAAATTGAACAGCAGCCGTAGGGCCTTAGCCTTTCAGCTTGAATTTTTTCTTCAGGTAGGCTACCGTCAGCGCGTGGGCGTCTTCGGCGTACTCCTGGCTGTATTTGGGGTTAGAGGGGTTGGCGAAGGCGTGGTCGGCGTTATAGTTTTTA
The Hymenobacter sp. DG25B genome window above contains:
- a CDS encoding DUF962 domain-containing protein, with product MSAALNALLAEYGESHQNPTNKLVHWVCVPLIMFSLLGLLWSVPMPHSLRATSPWLNLATLVMVLAVGYYFRLSVRLALGMVLITAAMALGIRVVDAGAGLPLWAVCLIIFVLAWIGQFWGHKVEGKKPSFLKDLQFLLIGPLWLLHFIYRRLGWQY